A stretch of Ranitomeya variabilis isolate aRanVar5 chromosome 3, aRanVar5.hap1, whole genome shotgun sequence DNA encodes these proteins:
- the FZD4 gene encoding frizzled-4 has protein sequence MGVKSKFWSVILYLPILYCLAGEVYSFGDEEERRCDPIRISMCQNLGYNVTKMPNLVGHELQSDAELQLTTFTPLIQYGCSSQLQFFLCSVYVPMCTEKINIPIGPCGGMCLSVKKRCEPVLKEFGFTWPDGLNCSKFPPQNDHNHMCMEGSGDEEVPMHSKTSLQPGEDCTTFGQNAEQYTWVKRSMSCVLKCGYDAGLYSRLSKEFTDIWMTVWASLCFISTAFTVLTFLIDSSRFSYPERPIIFLSMCYNIYSIAYIVRLTVGRERISCDFEEAAEPVLIQEGLKNTGCAIIFLLMYFFGMASSIWWVILTLTWFLAAGLKWGHEAIEMHSSYFHIAAWAIPAVKTIVILIMRLVDADELTGLCYVGNQNIDALTGFVVAPLFTYLVIGTLFIAAGLVALFKIRSNLQKDGTKTDKLERLMVKIGVFSVLYTVPATCVIACYFYEISNWSVFRYTADDSNMAVEMLKIFMSLLVGITSGMWIWSAKTLHTWQKCSNKLVNSGKVKRKKRADAWVKPGKGNETVV, from the exons ATGGGAGTAAAATCCAAGTTTTGGTCAGTTATACTGTATCTACCTATCCTCTACTGCTTGGCAGGAGAAGTCTACTCCTTTGGTGACGAAGAGGAAAGGCGATGTGACCCTATCAGGATTTCCATGTGTCAGAACCTTGGTTACAATGTTACCAAAATGCCCAATCTGGTTGGGCATGAATTGCAGTCGGATGCAGAACTTCAGCTGACCACCTTCACCCCTCTCATCCAGTATGGGTGCTCCAGCCAGCTACAG TTTTTCCTCTGTTCGGTGTATGTTCCCATGTGTACTGAGAAGATTAACATCCCGATTGGTCCTTGTGGCGGCATGTGCCTTTCAGTCAAGAAAAGGTGTGAGCCTGTGCTGAAGGAATTTGGATTTACTTGGCCAGACGGTTTAAATTGCAGCAAATTTCCCCCCCAGAATGACCACAATCATATGTGCATGGAGGGTTCTGGAGATGAAGAGGTCCCGATGCACAGCAAGACGTCCCTACAGCCAGGAGAAGACTGCACCACATTCGGACAAAATGCAGAGCAGTATACATGGGTGAAAAGGAGCATGTCTTGCGTCTTGAAGTGCGGCTATGATGCCGGGCTCTACAGTCGCCTGTCTAAGGAGTTCACCGATATATGGATGACCGTATGGGCCAGCTTGTGCTTCATATCTACTGCTTTTACCGTTCTTACATTTTTGATTGACTCATCCAGGTTTTCCTACCCCGAGAGACCCATCATCTTCCTGAGCATGTGTTATAATATTTATAGCATTGCTTACATTGTGAGGTTAACAGTGGGTCGAGAAAGAATATCCTGTGATTTTGAAGAGGCGGCAGAACCTGTCTTGATTCAGGAAGGGCTGAAGAACACAGGATGCGccattatttttttgctgatgtacTTTTTTGGGATGGCTAGCTCCATCTGGTGGGTTATTCTGACATTGACCTGGTTTCTTGCTGCTGGTCTCAAATGGGGTCATGAAGCTATCGAAATGCACAGTTCCTATTTCCACATTGCCGCCTGGGCTATTCCAGCTGTGAAAACCATCGTTATATTGATCATGAGACTCGTAGATGCCGATGAGTTGACCGGGCTATGTTACGTTGGCAATCAAAACATTGATGCTCTTACCGGCTTTGTTGTTGCCCCACTTTTTACCTATTTGGTGATTGGGACTCTCTTTATAGCTGCTGGCCTCGTGGCCTTGTTTAAGATTAGATCAAATCTCCAAAAAGATGGGACAAAAACTGACAAATTGGAAAGGCTGATGGTAAAAATTGGCGTCTTTTCCGTTTTGTACACGGTGCCAGCCACATGTGTCATCGCTTGTTATTTTTATGAAATCTCCAATTGGTCGGTTTTCCGGTACACAGCCGACGATTCCAACATGGCAGTGGAGATGCTCAAGATATttatgtctctgctggtgggaattACATCTGGAATGTGGATCTGGTCGGCCAAGACTCTGCATACGTGGCAAAAGTGTTCTAACAAATTAGTAAACTCAGGAAAAGTAAAAAGGAAGAAAAGGGCAGACGCGTGGGTTAAGCCGGGAAAAGGGAACGAGACTGTGGTATAG